CCTTTGGAGACTCCCTCCTCCCCGCACTCTGTCTCTTGGCGCCCTGCCTGGTTGCTGTGGAAACAGGTTCCACTGCGGACAAAGGAGGGAGCTGGGTCCTGCTTCCTCCTTGTCCTGTCGATGAGGATTTTTAGACCGTGGAGACTGCGCTGCCCTACCCTGCacctgccctctctccctgtaTTCTCGCTCAGGTGGAGCTTGCCCTCCCTCGCCACTGACGAGACCATGTGTAAAAGCGTGACAACAGGTGAATGGAAGAAAGTCTTCTATGAGAAGATGGAGGAGGCCAAGCCGGCCGACAGCTGGGACCTCATCATAGATCCCAACCTCAAACACAATGTCCTGGCCCCTGGCTGGAAGCAGTACCTGGAATTGCATGCCTCTGGCAGGTGAGTAGCCCAGTAAGAAGGGGCCCTGCAGGCAGCTCTGGGGCACCTTCCAAGAAAAGAAGTATGGAGAACCCAGGTGCTTAGGGTCAGTCTCATTGCTGGGCTGGCGTAGcctgggaggcagagaaagagtcCTTACCTGGGAGATGGGACACCTGAGTTTGATTCCAGTTCTTCCGCTGAACTCCTGGGTAACTTTCCCTCTCTGAATCTTAGTTTCTGCTTCTGACAAAGAGGTGGGATATATTTATTAGTTGTAAACTCTgacattttacatcttttcagATTTTAACAACTTAAAATGGTTGAAAACCAAGAGAAGGTGGGGCACTTAAGATCAATGGGGGTTGAATTCTGTGATCTGGTCCTGGGATAGTTCAATGTCAATCTATTTAATTCAGCCTGACTTAACATAAAGTACTAAACACATGAGGTGTGCTAGAAACTGGCTCTACTATTAGTGCCATAGAGCTTGAGCAATTCAGTTTCCTTCTTGAACCTCACTTATCCCATTTGCAAAAGGAGGGGTTGGTCTAGGTCCTTGCCTTGTGGGTCATGGACCAGCAGCATCGGCATCACCTAGAACTTGTGAAAGATGCAGAACCTCCAGCCCCATTctagacctacagaatcagaaccTGCATTTCAGCCTGTCTCTCAGTGATTCGGATGTACAATATCTGAGATGATTTTCCAGCATTCTTGTCCGTGGGCCTGTTATGTAAAGACTTCCCTTTGGGACAGGAGATGGGGAGGCTCTGTGGTGCAgtgtggggatcagaagcaaggCCTTCCTTCCCGCACTGGCTTGATCCATTCCATTCAGGAAACATCTGTTGGGCACCTGGTATGTGCTGGGTACTGGCTCTGACTCTAGCTGTGTGTACATGGAtcattttctcattctctgtgtctgagagtaaaagaaaacattcattaGGTGACTTCCAAGGTCTCTCCAGTTCTGACATTCCCCAATGCAAGTTTTATAGTCCAATCTCAGAGAGGGAAAATAGTCCTCAAAGGATGTaagtagaagagaagagaatgaggACATGAAGCCCCTAACCTGGTTGATGGGAGGGGTACCAAGAGCTGGACATTTGCTGGCAGGGCCCACGAGCTTCTTGGAGACCTGGAAGGCTTGTGGCATCTCCAGTCACGTAGGTGACACATGGTCTCCCGCTGACCTTAGTAATCCACTCTGGCCAGAGACTGCCTCCAATTCTAGGCCTTGGGAAGCATCAAGTCGGGCACTGATTTGGAGGCTGAGAAGTACTAacagtgtcatttttttctcctgatttggGTCTATCCTGCTCACAGTCAGCGTTAGCAGGAaagatgtgtggatggatggcgCATTTCCCAAATGTTCGGGCCAACTGCGCTGTGAGACCTCAAGGAGGTCTGAGCAGGAAGGACTCATTTAGTGCCCCGCGaacattttgcagatggggaaataTGCCCAGAGCCAAAGCCCTGAAGGCGAGGCCTGAGGGCACTGGGATGGAGGAAGCTGAGGCCTCTGCAGAGCCCAGGTGAGGTGGGTGCCAGGTGCACCTTGACGCGCCGGCTTGGTGCTAAGGCGCACGGCGGCCAGGCGCCCCGGGAGCGCTCAGGACGCCCGTAAGCACCCCGCCTTTCCGAGGCTGTTTGCACCATCTCCACCCGGTCCCTTCCTCTTGCCTCCGCCCCTCCCGCAGGTTCCACTGCTCCTGGTGCTGGCACACCTGGCAGTCGCCGCACGTGGTCATCCTCTTCCACATGTACCTGGACCGCGCGCAGCGGGCGGGCTCGGTGCGCATGCGCGTGTTCAAGCAGCTGTGCTACGAGTGCGGCACGGCGCGGCTGGACGAGTCGAGCATGCTGGAGGAGAACATCGAGGGCCTGGTGGACAACCTCATCACCAGCCTGCGCGAGCAGTGCTACGGGGAGCGCGGCGGCCAGTACCGCATCCACGTGGCCGGCCGCCAGGACACGCGGCGCCACCGCGGCGAGTTCTGCGAGGCCTGCCAGGAGGGCATCGTGCACTGGAAGCCCAGCGAGAAGCTGCTGGAAGAGGAGGCCTCCACCTACACCTTCTCCCGGGCGCCCAGCCCCGCCAAGCCGCAGGCCGAGGCCGGCTCTGGCTGCAACTTCTGCTCCATCCCCTGGTGCTTGTTCTGGGCCACGGTCTTGCTGCTGATCATCTACCTGCAGTTCTCCTTCCGCAGCGCCGTCTGAGAGCCCCGCGGGAACTCTTGGGGCCCacggcctggggcgggggggggggcgcagctgggaggagggggacatGAGGGACCTGGGTTGGGAGTGGGGTTAAATTCTAGTGCGGGTGCCGCCACTGACAACGTGGGGATCCTGGACAAAACACCCATCTTTACCGTCTGTAAAATTAAGGGTTTGGCTTGGATCGTTGGTCTTGCCAGTGAAAGCCAGGGCCCCGAAGGTCTGCATAGGTGCCTCAGCACTTTTGGATTTGGAAGGTAGGCTGAGTGAGCAGGTTTCCCATCCCTGCTGAAGGGCCCATTCCCAGCTCCTACTTCCTCCTCTTGCCTGAATCAGAACAGTTCCATCTTGGGGTTTCATTTAAGAGTTGTGGATGCAAATAGGTtcaactgctttaaaaaaaaaaaattgaaaactacaGGGCTTGGTGATCGCAAAAAGCCTTTCCACAGGAATGAGCTCATTCTTGCTTTCTTGTTAActccctacccctgcccctcATTAGCTCCCACATCTGAGGCTGCTGCGTTAAATTAGCCCGTGCCTAGTGTAGACGCCTCATCCACAGCTGGGCCTTCATGCACATAGCAGAGTTCCTTttggagagagaggtggaggccCGAGGCTCTCCTTTTGCTGCTGGGTACACAGGGtcccttgcttttgtttcccagatCCCCAGCTTCGAGCCGCCCTCTACTCAGGATGGATTCTGAGACCTGCCTTCACTCGAGGAGAAGTCCCATAGAGCTAGGCTTCCCATCCATTGCATATGAACTGACAGATAACTTAGGGGAAGTTTAGAAGGTAGAGTGTTAGATACAAAGCACAAAATCCTTATGAAACGAACAAATATATGATTCTCCATTATTATAATGAAGGGTCTGCAGAGTTCAGGGACCCAGCCTGCTTGATTCTTAGCTGTTCTGATGGCCACGATGTAGGGGCAGgagcctgggctcctgggctccttgCTGAAACTCTACTTGAGACGTTTTCCCACACTGGCCATGCATAGGCTCTCTCTCATCAGCCATCTCCTGTCCACCTAGAACCACAGGGATGGGGTGTTGTTAGCAAGAGAGACAGCATTAAAGGCATGAAGTGCTTTGCCTCTAGGGAAGTGCATAGATATGTGGGAGAACCTTACATCAGTTTAGAATGGGATGCAGTCTGGTTTGGGATAGGAAGAGAGACTTTGATAGTAGGAGTATGGTTGGGGTATGGAGGGAGCCAGAAGGCAGGAGGTGGGATTCCATCCTGCACTTTCAAGGGTCCTCattcacctcacatctgttaatAATGACtcctcccactccccccaccacTCCCCTTTTTCATGGAACGTCACCACCATCTGTagtggtggagggaggaggtCACTTATATAAAGGTGGGATGCTTTAATAAAGACGAGATATCTTCAATCAGGCTTAGTGGTCATTAATGTGTGCTTGAGATTCACCACAGTGTCCCTGATGTGATGGGCTGTTACACCCCCTGTATGtccactccctctctccccttcctgggGCTCCCACATAAGGCTTTATTTAGCTTCACTTTTAAGGTCTGGGCCAATCACATCCACGGTCAGGAAGGATGCAGGCAGCCCTTGGTCAGTCATCTAGGGGACTCAGCCTAAGGCCAATCTTATCCCTGCCCTTGCTGCAATTCTAGCACTTGGTTGGTGACTTCCTTTACTTTATGCATGCAGTGCTCCTCCCTTTATCCAGGCCACATGTCCTGAACACCTTCTGTCTGGCAAATCCAGATTTGGGTGCTGGGATCCAGTGGGTTCTAAGGAGCAGACCCTGCCTCTCAGAGATATCTGCTTATTGCAGAACTTTTTGGCCTTGGCTGAGATTTAGAAATCCTGGGGAGCTTTTAGAGAAATACCAGTGCCCAGCCTCCACCTCAGACCAAgagaatcagaatttctgggcgCGAgaaatttgatgaattttgaatttgaataAGACTCTTGCGTGATCCAAGAAATTTGAGAATTTGAATTCGAATAAGACTCTTGCGTGATCCACCTGTGCTGTCTAGTATAATCCTTCTAGCTGAGGAACAGGTTTGCTTTTGCACTTAGTCTTGTTGTAATGAGCCCTGAGGTCTTCCTTGATGACCTGCCTTGGATTTTCTAGGGCTAGGATTCAGCTTCCCTCttactccctctccctgtcctgggGACTTGACTGTCCTTCAAAACTCCCTATTCCTGCTTGTCCCCTGCTACAATGGCTTTGTTGTGCTCTTAGAATCTCCATTATTGAGCTCTGCCACCCTTGCCAGATGCTTATCAACTTTTGTTATAATTACTTGCCTTTGACTATAagccccctccaccaccacctctgccCCAGCGTGTGGCCACAGTGTGTAAGCAAATTACCTTGCGTCCCATTGCCATCTAGTAACAGAGCAAGGAGTCAGACCCTCACCTA
The Canis aureus isolate CA01 chromosome 31, VMU_Caureus_v.1.0, whole genome shotgun sequence genome window above contains:
- the RTP1 gene encoding receptor-transporting protein 1, with the protein product MESIVRRCVYQMQEASSLIPRMQDHELHQWSLPSLATDETMCKSVTTGEWKKVFYEKMEEAKPADSWDLIIDPNLKHNVLAPGWKQYLELHASGRFHCSWCWHTWQSPHVVILFHMYLDRAQRAGSVRMRVFKQLCYECGTARLDESSMLEENIEGLVDNLITSLREQCYGERGGQYRIHVAGRQDTRRHRGEFCEACQEGIVHWKPSEKLLEEEASTYTFSRAPSPAKPQAEAGSGCNFCSIPWCLFWATVLLLIIYLQFSFRSAV